A single region of the Penaeus vannamei isolate JL-2024 chromosome 23, ASM4276789v1, whole genome shotgun sequence genome encodes:
- the LOC138865996 gene encoding antifreeze protein Maxi-like, which produces MAATSVVAAASVVAAESVVAAASVVAAESVVAAASVVAAASVVAAESVVAAASVVAAESVVAAASVVAAESVVAAASVVAAASVVAAASAVAAESVVAAASVVAAESVLAAASVVAAESALAAESVLAAESALAAESALAAASVVAAASAVAAESALAELGEGGGVSQRPRNPAAHRFNIPLTVV; this is translated from the coding sequence ATGGCAGCAACGTCGGTGGTGGCAGCAGCGTCGGTGGTGGCAGCAGAGTCGGTGGTGGCAGCAGCGTCGGTGGTGGCAGCAGAGTCGGTGGTGGCAGCAGCGTCGGTGGTGGCAGCAGCGTCGGTGGTGGCAGCAGAGTCGGTGGTGGCAGCAGCGTCGGTGGTGGCAGCAGAGTCGGTGGTGGCAGCAGCGTCGGTGGTGGCAGCAGAGTCGGTGGTGGCAGCAGCGTCGGTGGTGGCAGCAGCGTCGGTGGTGGCAGCAGCGTCGGCGGTGGCAGCAGAGTCGGTGGTGGCAGCAGCGTCGGTGGTGGCAGCAGAGTCGGTGTTGGCAGCAGCGTCGGTGGTGGCAGCAGAGTCGGCGCTGGCAGCAGAGTCGGTGCTGGCAGCAGAGTCGGCGCTGGCAGCAGAGTCGGCGCTGGCAGCAGCGTCGGTGGTGGCAGCAGCGTCGGCGGTGGCAGCAGAGTCGGCGCTGGCAGAGCTCGGGGAAGGCGGTGGAGTATCCCAGAGGCCGAGAAACCCCGCTGCGCACAGATTCAATATTCCCCTCACTGTTGTTTAA